In Acuticoccus sediminis, the sequence TAGACGAGGTCCTCCGTCGCCCCCGTCGCCGCGCAGTGGCTGAGGTCGAGGCCGAAGCCGAACTCGTCCAGCACGATCAGCTCGAACCGCACCCCCGCCTCCCCCGCCGCGCGCGGCAGCGCGAAGGCTTCGATCAGCGCGTTGGCGGCCGCGTAGAGGCGCGGATGCGGATCGCGCTCCGGCAGGAAGGCGAGGAGCGAGGCGATGGAGCCGATCCCGAACGCGCCCCAGGCGCTGTCCATCACCAGCCCCGCGCGAGCCTCGATCAGCTCCAGCGCGAAGGTGCCGAGCTGGTCCTCCAGCCGTCCGCGCCACGTCACCTCGACGCGGTTGCCCGGCTGCACCAGCGCACGCATCGTCTTGGAGCGCGCGCCGCGCACGAGGCCGGAGGCCCGCCCCTCGTTCGGCGTCAGCACCTCAATGATCTTGGAACTTTCGCCGAGCGGGCGCGCGGAGAGGATGAGGGCCTCGTCCTTCCACTCCATCAGCGCGCCGCCCGGACCATGCGCGTCCCCCGCTCAGCGGGAGAAGTCGAGGCCCATCACGCGGTAACGCTCGGGATCGTCGGTCCACCGCGGACGCACCTTGACGAACAGGAAGAGGTGAACGGGCGCGCCGACCAGCTTGGAGATCTCGTATCGCGCGGACATCGAGATGGCGCGGATGGTCTTGCCCTTCTCGCCGAGCACGATCTTCTTCTGCCCGTCACGCTCGACGAAGATCGCCTGCTCGATGCGCACGGACCCGTTGCGCAGGCTCTTCCACGTCTCTGTCTCGACGGTCGCCGAATAGGGCAGCTCGTCGTGGAGGCGCAGGGTGAGCTGCTCGCGCGTGATCTCGGCCGCGAGCTGGCGCATCGGGATGTCGGAGATCTGGTCTTCCGGGTAGAGCCACGGCCCCTTCGGCACGGAGAGGGCGAGGTGGCGTGACAGGTCGTCGACGCCGTCGCCGGTCTGCGCGGAGATCATGTAGGTGTCGTCGAAGCGGGTGATCTCGTTGGCCGCCTGGGCGAGCGACAGGAGCGCCGGCGGGTCCACCAGGTCGACCTTGGTGAGCACCAGCGTCTTCGGCTGGCGCACCTCGGTGAGCTCCTCCAGGATCTTGGCGTTCGCTTCGGTGATGCCGCGCTTGGCGTCGATCAGCAGGCAGACGCGGTCGGCGTCGTAGGCGTGCGTCCAGGCGGTCTTGACCATCGCCCGGTCGAGCCGACGCTTCGGCGCGAAGATGCCGGGCGTGTCCACCAGGATGATCTGCGCCGTGTCGGCCATGACGATGCCGCGCACGATGGCGCGCGTCGTCTGCACCTTGTGGGTGACGATCGAGACTTTCGCGCCCACCAGGGCGTTGACGAGCGTCGACTTGCCCGCGTTGGGCGCGCCGATCAGCGCGATGATACCGCAGCGCTGCTGGTCCATCGGGATGGACGGCGCGTCGGGCATGTCCGCGGCTGCGGGCGGGGCTTCGACCGCCTCCACGGCTGCGGGGTCGTTCTCGGAGGCAGCGTCATCGGCGGCCGGCTTGGGTTCGTCGGCCACTTATGAGGGCTCCCGTTGAGACAGACGTAAAAGTGCGGCGCGGGCGGCGTTCTGCTCGGCCTCGCGCTTGGAGCCGCCCTCCCCTTCGGCGAGGACCTCCTCGCCGTTCACCACCTCGATGACGAAGTGCGGCGCGTGGTCGGGGCCGGTGCGGACCTTCAGGCGGTAGACGGGCGGACGGCCGCCCTCGGCCTGCAGGCGCTCCTGCAGGCTGGTCTTGGCATCGCGGTCGATGCCCTTGTCGTCGAGGAGCGGCCCCCAGACCCTGAGGATCGCGGCCTCGGCGGCGGCGAACCCGGCGTCGAGGAAGATCGCGGCGAGCACGGCCTCGCAGGCGTCGGCGAGGATCGCGGCCTTGCGCCGGCCGCCGGCCTGCGCCTCCGCCGCGCCGAGGCGCAGCGCATCGTCGATGCCGAGGAGGAGCGCGCGGTCGGCGCAGGTTTCCTTGCGCACCAGCGCGTTGAGCCGGCGGGCGAGGTCGCCTTCGTCGGCGGCCGGGTCGCGGCGGTAGAGCTCCGCCGCGATGGTGAGGCCGAGGACGCGGTCGCCCACGAATTCCAGCCGCTGGTAGTTCGGGCCGCGGCCGTTGGCGTGGACGCTGGCGTGGTTCAGGGCCTCGATCAGGACGGTCCGGTCGGCGAAATTGTGCCCCAACCGAAGCTCAAGCGTGTCGAGCGTCTCGTCAGACCGTTGGGCCACCGAAGTTGTCTCCTACAGGGTTGTGAATATGCGGTCCCACCGGACGGCCCACGGCCAATTCCAGATCTGCCAAATGGGAGTCCCCTCGCCGATTGAGAAGAAGATAACTTCGGCGCGACCCACAAAATTCTCGAACGGCACGTATCCGACGCCGGACTGGCTGCGGCTGTCGGTCGAGTTGTCCCGATTGTCGCCCATCATGAAGTAATGGTCCGCGGGGACGGTGTAGACCTGCGTGTTGTCGAACAGGCTGTTGGGGCTGGAATCCAACACCTCGTACGTCACCCCGTTCGGCAGGGTCTCCTCGTAGCGCTCGGCCCGGACCTCGCGCCCGTTGGCGCCGACTTCGACATAGTCCGAAAGCCGGCGGCGGGGGACGGCGACGTCGTTGATGTAGAGGATACCCTCGCGCACCTGGATCCGGTCGCCCGGCAGACCGATGACGCGCTTGATGTAGTCCGTCGCGTTGTCGCGCGGGAGCTTGAAGACGGCGACGTCGCCACGCTCCGGCTTGGAGGCGAGGACGCGGCCCGACATCGGAATGAATCCGAACGGGACCGAATACCGCGAATACCCGTACGAATATTTCGAAACAAAGAGATAATCGCCCACCAGCAGGGTGTCGACCATCGAGGCAGACGGGATATTGAACGGCTGGAACAGGAACGTCCGGATCACCAACGCGATCAGAAGTGCCTGAACGATGACCTTGATCAACTCGTACAGGCTGCCCTCGCCATCCGACGTCTTTTCTTTCGCCACGCTCATCGAAACCCCTTGTGCGGCGCGTACTCAACACGCCCTTCGCCGCCGGGCGGCACGAACCCTTCGCTCTTAGAGCGTCAGGCACTGTCAAGCAATCGACGGTCAACGCTCGGCGCTGGCCACCAGTTACCGAGGAATGGCCTCGATCACCACGAAAGCCTGCGCCAGGGGGTGATCGTCGGTCATGGTGAGATGGATCGCCGGGACATGTCCGTCGGGGATCATCGCATTCAGTCGGCTGAGCGCACCGCCGGAGAGGTGCAGCGTCGGCTGGCCGGACTTCAGGTTAACCACGCCCATCTCACGCCAGGCAACCCCCATGCGGATGCCTGAGCCGAGCGCCTTCGAGCACGCCTCCTTGGCGGCGAAGCGTTTGGCGTAGGTCGCGGCGGGCTGGACGCGCCGCTCGGCCTTGGCCCGTTCGATCTCGGTGAAGACGCGTTGCGTGAAGCGGTCGCCGAACCGGTCCAGCGTCTTCTGGATGCGACGAATGTCGATGAGGTCCGAGCCGATGCCGATGATCACTTCTCGCCCTCGTGCTCGATCTCCCTGATCCGCTCCGAGGGCGCGATCAGGTCCGCAGGGGTGATCTCCACCGGGTGCATGCGGCGGTTGTGGGCGGCGGCCGCGAGGCGGGCGGCCCGCAGCGACTGCGACATCATCACGGTCGAGCGCACCAGCAGGTAGAACCCGCCGCCGATGACCGCGCCCATCACAGCGCCGCCGACGAACATCGGCTTCAGCGTCGGCCAGATGGTGTCGAAGGACTGGGTCAGGAGGTCGAAGGAGATCTCGAGGTCGCCGGGGTGGACCGCGCTCGGCGAGGGGCCGAGGATCAGTTCGCCGAGCTGAAAGGAGCTCAGCCAGATCAGCGGGAACGTCAGCGGGTTCCCGACGGCGGTGCCGAAGGCGGCCGCGATCAGCGAGCCGCCGACGACCCAGGCGAGCGCGAACGACAGCAGGAAGTGGAAGCCGACCAGCGGCGTGCACGATGCGAACGCGCCGGCCGCGACTCCCGCGGCGATGGCATGGGGGGAGGCTTCGAGACGCAGGACGCGATGCTTGTAGTAGCGGAACGATCGTCCGAACGACCGACGTGGCCAGGCCGCAATCCGCAGTCGCTCACGAAATGACGGCCGTGCCCTGCGGGCGAACAGCATGAAACCTCCTCCGAACCCGACGGACCGCGCCCCGAGAGGCTGGCTTAATGGCTGGTGCGTGCTGCCTCGGCCACCGTCGTCAGCCCCCGCAACCTGTCGAGTACCCGTGACAGATGCGCGGAATCACGCACCTCGATATGGAGGCTCAGCTCACGATAATCAGGGGTCTTCATTACGACAGTGAGTTCGCCGAGATCAGCGTCCTCGGATTCGAGCGCTTCGGCGATCTCTGCGAACACGGTTGGCCGGTTCGACGCGACGACCCGGACAGCAGCTGTATAGAGCGTCCCCGCGGCGCCGGAAAGATCCCACGACACGTCGACCCAGCAGTGCGGGTCCGCAGCGACCGCGGCCATCGCCTCGTTGGCCCCTGCGGGGTAGATCGTCACACCCTCCCCCGGCTGCAGGATGCCGACGATGCGGTCGCCCGGGATCGTCGGGTGCAGGGGGGCGAAGGTGATGGGCAGGTCCTCGGCATGGCCGCGGATCTTCACGGCCGCGCCGTTCTTGCCGAGCACCGGCGGCACGCCATCGTCCGGCTCGTAACCCAGCGCCAGCAGCGCTTCGCCCGCGGAGATCTGGCTGCTGCCGATGGCGTAGGCGATGCTGTCGGCGTCGGAATGGCCCAGCCGCTCCGCCGCAAGGGCGAGCGAGGGCTGGTCGGTGAGCCCGCGGCGGACGACCTCGTTCTCGAACAGCTGGCGGCCGAGGCGGACGAACTTGCGCCGGTCCTGCTCGCGGTTGGCGCGGCGGATGGCGGCGCGCGCCTTGCCGGTGACGGCGAGAGCATGCCAGGCGGAGGGCGGATGCGCGCCCTCCTTGCAGAGGATCTCCACCTCGTCGCCGTTCTGCAGCGGCGTCACCAGCGGGCGCGGGTGGCCGTTGATGCGGCAGCCGGTACAGGTGTTTCCGACGTCGGTGTGGACCTGGTATGCGAAGTCGATGGGTGTGGCGCCCGGCGGCAGGGCGATGAGCTTGCCCCGCGGGGTGAAGCAGTAGACCCGGTCCTGGAACAGCTCGAGCTTGGTGTGCTCCAGGAATTCCGCCGAGGAGCCCCCGTCGGACAGCAGCTCGATGGTGTGGCGCAGCCAGGCGTAGGCTTCCGAATCGCGGGCCAGCTCGCCGTGGCGGGGCGAGGTGCCGTCCTTGTAGAAGGCGTGCGCGGCGATGCCGTACTCGGCGAGGCGGTGCATCTCGTGGGTGCGGATCTGCAGCTCAATGCGCTGCTTGCGCGGACCCACCAGCGTGGTGTGGATCGAACGGTAGCCGTTCTGCTTCGGCGTCGAGATGTGGTCCTTGAAGCGGCCCGGGACCGACTGCCAGATCGTGTGCACCACGCCGAGCGCGGCGTAGCAGTCCGCCGTCGTGTCGACCAGGATGCGGAAGCCGTAGATATCCGACAGGTGGTCGAAGTTGATCGACTTGCGCTGCATCTTGGCGAAGATCGAATAGGGCTTCTTCTCCCGCCCGGTGACCACGGCGGCGAGGTCGTTGAGCCGCAGCCGCTCGGAGAGCTCGGACTCGATCTCGGCCAGGATGGACCCGACGGCGGCGCGGCGCTCGGCGAGCTTGGCCTCGATGACGGCCGCCTCCTCCGGATGGAGGACGTGGAAGGCGAGGTGCTCAAGCTCCTCGCGCATCCAGAAGATGCCCATCTTCCCGGCGAGCGGGGCGTAGACCTCCATCGTCTCCTGGGCGATGCGGCCGCGCTTGTGCACCGGCACCCAGTGGATGGTGCGCATGTTGTGCAGCCGGTCGGCGAGCTTGACGAGGAGGACCCGCACGTCGTCGGCGACGGCCAGGAGGAGCTTGCGCAGGTTCTCGCCCTGCTTGTCGGCCTGGCTGACGAAGTCGAGCCGGCCGATCTTGGTGAGGCCCTCGACGAGCTTGCCGATGCGCGGTCCGAAGAGCTGATCGATCTCGGCGCGGGTCGCGTCGGTGTCCTCGATCGTGTCGTGCAGGAGCGCGGTCGCGATGGTGGAGTCGTCGAGACGCATCTGCGTCAGGATCGCCGCGACTTCGAGGGGGTGGGAGAAGTACGGGTCGCCGGAAGCGCGCTTCTGGCCGCCGTGCTTGGTCATCGAGTAGACGTAGGCGCGGTTCAGGAGCGCCTCGTCCACGTTCGGATTGTAGGCCGCGACTCGCTCGACCAGTTCGTACTGCCGCATCATCGGCCGTTGCGGCCCTTCCGCTGTCCCCCCAGAAAACGTTAGCTGGGGGTGGGACGGCTGCGCTGCAATACGCGTCTGGACCTCGCCAGCGTGAACGTCGTTGCCGGTCAGGGTCCGCAGCATCGTCGGGTCTGGTGCCTCCGATTAGACCTCTTCGGTCCGCTCCGGCGGCACGAGCGTCTCCATCGCGCGGAGAAGCTCGTCCTCGGACATGGAATTGAAGGTCTGGTCGATGGAATCCTCGGCACCGGAGGACTGCTGGATGGCAGCCTGCGACGGCACCTCGGCCTCGGGCTCGTCCACTTCGACGTTCTTCTGGAGGGAGTGGATCAACTCCTCCTTAAGATCTTCGGGGTGAAGTCGCTGGTCAGCGATTTCGCGAAGGGCGACCACCGGGTTCTTGTCGTTGTCACGATCGACCATAATGGGTGAACCGGACGAGATCATGCGGGCACGGTGGGCCGCCAGCAGAACCAGCTCGAAGCGGTTCTCCACTTTGTCGACGCAATCTTCCACTGTAACGCGCGCCATGGCGGACTCCGAAATGAGTTGACAAGAAGGGTGTCCCGATACCAAGCACACTCGACCGACGCAAGCGTCATGTTGTAGCATCATGTGTCATGGGGAGGGGCGGTCCCCTTTTTGGCCCCTATTTGTGTGATAGCAGTGCTTCCGCATTCCCGGACCAGTGCGTCGCCTTGAACATATGAACAGAAAGACCCCGAATGTTCGACCCCCGAGAGAAGATCGCTCTCTTTATTGACGGCGCCAATTTGTATAGCGCCGCGCGATCGCTTGGATTCGATATTGATTATAAGCGATTGCTCTCCGTCTTTGGTGAGAAGGGGTATCTCCTTCGCGCCTACTACTACACTGCACTCGCCGAGGATCAGGAATTCTCGACGCTCCGCCCGCTGATCGACTGGCTCGACTACAACGGTTATTCCGTCGTGACGAAACCGTTGAAGGAATTCTACGATCAGAGCGGCCGCCGGAAGGTCAAAGGCAACATGGACATCGAGCTGGTCATCGATGCCATGGAACTGGCCGACCAGGTCGACCACATCGTGCTCTTTTCCGGGGATGGCGACTTCCGTCGCCTCGCCGAGGCGCTCCAGCGCAAGGGCAAGAAGTTCAGCGTCGTGTCGACGCTGCAGACCCAGCCGCCGATGATCGCCGACGACCTGCGCCGCCAGTCCGACCACTTCATCGAGCTGGCCGACCTGCAGGCCCAGATCGGGCGCGACCCGTCCGAACGCAATCCGCGCCCCGAGCGTGAACGCGTGACCGCCGAACGTCACGTCCATCCGACGGCTTGAGGCCCGGATCGTCGGACCAGCCGCGGGATCCGGATCGGAATTGTCCGCTCTGCCCGCGGCTCGTCGCCTACCGTGAAGAACAGAGGGCCCTCGAGCCCGACTGGCACAACGCGCCCGTCCCGACCTTCGGGGACACGGGCGCGCGCCTCCTCGTGGTCGGCCTCGCCCCCGGCCGCACCGGTGCGAACCGCACCGGACGCCCGTTCACGGGCGACTACGCCGGCGTCCTCCTCTACGCTGCCCTCTCCGCCGCCGGCTTTGCCAACGGCCGCTTCGACGCACGCCCGGACGACGGCCTCGTCCTGACCGACGCCGCCGTCACCAACGCCGTGCGCTGCGTGCCGCCGCAGAACAAGCCGACCACGGCCGAGATCCGCGCCTGCGCGCCCTTCCTCAGCGCGACGCTCGCCGCCCTTCCCCAGGTCGAGGTCGTCCTGGCGCTCGGCCGCATCGCCCACGACGCGGTGCTGCGGACCATCGGCGCCCGCCTGTCCGCACATCCCTTCAAGCACGGGGCGGTCCACAGCACCGCGTGCGGCCTGAAGGTGGCCGACAGCTACCACCCCTCCCGCTACAACGTGAACACCGGCGTCCTGACGGACGCGATGTTCCACGCGGTGCTCGCCAACGTCCGCACCCTGGTCGACGGAACCGAGGACGGCAGCGCCGCCATCGCCGCGCGCTGAGCGGACCGGCGGGCCACCGAACGACGGGCTGAATCGGGGCGCGCGAAGGCGCCCCCCGTCGCCTCCCGCACCGGCGTATTTCAGGAATGCACGAAGCGTCCGGCATGACAGTCATGCAGCGCTGGCGGACAGGCGGCGGAACCGCTACCGGACCCAGTCGACGCTTCTGAAACGCAAAGCGGCCCGCCGGTGAGGCGGGCCGCTTTTCTGTTCCGATCGTCCGTCCCGCGCCGTCGGCGGCGGTCCGAAGCGCTGATGGACACCGGCCCGGGGGCGGGCCGGCGCACCCGGCCGTTATCTGCCAAACCTGGTGCTGAGTGTCAGGCCCGTGATGACCTGCTGCACCGCCGGCTCGATGATCGTGAGGAACTTGTTGAACTCGACCGAGGGGTGCGTGGACACGTAGAGCAGGTCCTCGTCGCGCAGCTCGAACGTCTGCATCAGGAAGAAGCTCTTCGGATCCTTCAGGTTGAGGCGGTAGACCACCGGCACCATCGTGCCAGCGTGCGCCACGCTGGCCCGGTCGGAGAGCTGCTTGGCGATGGAGTCGGGCTCGAAGCGGAAGAGGAAGATGCCGCGCGCGTCCGCCTGCAGGTCGTTGAGGCCGCCGGCCTTCGCCAGACCCTCGGCAA encodes:
- a CDS encoding DUF2062 domain-containing protein, with protein sequence MLFARRARPSFRERLRIAAWPRRSFGRSFRYYKHRVLRLEASPHAIAAGVAAGAFASCTPLVGFHFLLSFALAWVVGGSLIAAAFGTAVGNPLTFPLIWLSSFQLGELILGPSPSAVHPGDLEISFDLLTQSFDTIWPTLKPMFVGGAVMGAVIGGGFYLLVRSTVMMSQSLRAARLAAAAHNRRMHPVEITPADLIAPSERIREIEHEGEK
- a CDS encoding NYN domain-containing protein, translated to MFDPREKIALFIDGANLYSAARSLGFDIDYKRLLSVFGEKGYLLRAYYYTALAEDQEFSTLRPLIDWLDYNGYSVVTKPLKEFYDQSGRRKVKGNMDIELVIDAMELADQVDHIVLFSGDGDFRRLAEALQRKGKKFSVVSTLQTQPPMIADDLRRQSDHFIELADLQAQIGRDPSERNPRPERERVTAERHVHPTA
- the acpS gene encoding holo-ACP synthase, producing the protein MIIGIGSDLIDIRRIQKTLDRFGDRFTQRVFTEIERAKAERRVQPAATYAKRFAAKEACSKALGSGIRMGVAWREMGVVNLKSGQPTLHLSGGALSRLNAMIPDGHVPAIHLTMTDDHPLAQAFVVIEAIPR
- a CDS encoding uracil-DNA glycosylase — translated: MRPGSSDQPRDPDRNCPLCPRLVAYREEQRALEPDWHNAPVPTFGDTGARLLVVGLAPGRTGANRTGRPFTGDYAGVLLYAALSAAGFANGRFDARPDDGLVLTDAAVTNAVRCVPPQNKPTTAEIRACAPFLSATLAALPQVEVVLALGRIAHDAVLRTIGARLSAHPFKHGAVHSTACGLKVADSYHPSRYNVNTGVLTDAMFHAVLANVRTLVDGTEDGSAAIAAR
- the rnc gene encoding ribonuclease III codes for the protein MAQRSDETLDTLELRLGHNFADRTVLIEALNHASVHANGRGPNYQRLEFVGDRVLGLTIAAELYRRDPAADEGDLARRLNALVRKETCADRALLLGIDDALRLGAAEAQAGGRRKAAILADACEAVLAAIFLDAGFAAAEAAILRVWGPLLDDKGIDRDAKTSLQERLQAEGGRPPVYRLKVRTGPDHAPHFVIEVVNGEEVLAEGEGGSKREAEQNAARAALLRLSQREPS
- the era gene encoding GTPase Era; this translates as MPDAPSIPMDQQRCGIIALIGAPNAGKSTLVNALVGAKVSIVTHKVQTTRAIVRGIVMADTAQIILVDTPGIFAPKRRLDRAMVKTAWTHAYDADRVCLLIDAKRGITEANAKILEELTEVRQPKTLVLTKVDLVDPPALLSLAQAANEITRFDDTYMISAQTGDGVDDLSRHLALSVPKGPWLYPEDQISDIPMRQLAAEITREQLTLRLHDELPYSATVETETWKSLRNGSVRIEQAIFVERDGQKKIVLGEKGKTIRAISMSARYEISKLVGAPVHLFLFVKVRPRWTDDPERYRVMGLDFSR
- the rpoZ gene encoding DNA-directed RNA polymerase subunit omega, with the protein product MARVTVEDCVDKVENRFELVLLAAHRARMISSGSPIMVDRDNDKNPVVALREIADQRLHPEDLKEELIHSLQKNVEVDEPEAEVPSQAAIQQSSGAEDSIDQTFNSMSEDELLRAMETLVPPERTEEV
- a CDS encoding RelA/SpoT family protein, which produces MMRQYELVERVAAYNPNVDEALLNRAYVYSMTKHGGQKRASGDPYFSHPLEVAAILTQMRLDDSTIATALLHDTIEDTDATRAEIDQLFGPRIGKLVEGLTKIGRLDFVSQADKQGENLRKLLLAVADDVRVLLVKLADRLHNMRTIHWVPVHKRGRIAQETMEVYAPLAGKMGIFWMREELEHLAFHVLHPEEAAVIEAKLAERRAAVGSILAEIESELSERLRLNDLAAVVTGREKKPYSIFAKMQRKSINFDHLSDIYGFRILVDTTADCYAALGVVHTIWQSVPGRFKDHISTPKQNGYRSIHTTLVGPRKQRIELQIRTHEMHRLAEYGIAAHAFYKDGTSPRHGELARDSEAYAWLRHTIELLSDGGSSAEFLEHTKLELFQDRVYCFTPRGKLIALPPGATPIDFAYQVHTDVGNTCTGCRINGHPRPLVTPLQNGDEVEILCKEGAHPPSAWHALAVTGKARAAIRRANREQDRRKFVRLGRQLFENEVVRRGLTDQPSLALAAERLGHSDADSIAYAIGSSQISAGEALLALGYEPDDGVPPVLGKNGAAVKIRGHAEDLPITFAPLHPTIPGDRIVGILQPGEGVTIYPAGANEAMAAVAADPHCWVDVSWDLSGAAGTLYTAAVRVVASNRPTVFAEIAEALESEDADLGELTVVMKTPDYRELSLHIEVRDSAHLSRVLDRLRGLTTVAEAARTSH
- the recO gene encoding DNA repair protein RecO, which encodes MEWKDEALILSARPLGESSKIIEVLTPNEGRASGLVRGARSKTMRALVQPGNRVEVTWRGRLEDQLGTFALELIEARAGLVMDSAWGAFGIGSIASLLAFLPERDPHPRLYAAANALIEAFALPRAAGEAGVRFELIVLDEFGFGLDLSHCAATGATEDLVYVSPRTGRAVGRGPGARYADRMLPLPAFLTSDALCDAATLADGFRLTGYFLAAHVAALANKPLPPERERFVRAVLRAVARADQA
- the lepB gene encoding signal peptidase I, with amino-acid sequence MSVAKEKTSDGEGSLYELIKVIVQALLIALVIRTFLFQPFNIPSASMVDTLLVGDYLFVSKYSYGYSRYSVPFGFIPMSGRVLASKPERGDVAVFKLPRDNATDYIKRVIGLPGDRIQVREGILYINDVAVPRRRLSDYVEVGANGREVRAERYEETLPNGVTYEVLDSSPNSLFDNTQVYTVPADHYFMMGDNRDNSTDSRSQSGVGYVPFENFVGRAEVIFFSIGEGTPIWQIWNWPWAVRWDRIFTTL